The following DNA comes from Miscanthus floridulus cultivar M001 chromosome 5, ASM1932011v1, whole genome shotgun sequence.
taattgaataagtttgtgggggagcccccgagtgaacaacCTTCTATattgatgaatacatcagtcctttttgtgatgaaattactttgtaagtgatgaatttatccaaaaaatgaacaagttctttaattttgttacggcaaacaacttttcagctcttctccctctttttggcaaagaggtctagtgccttctgacccttcccatagttaaggtcgctAAAAACTCAGAGCACAGGCGAGCCAAtcttgatcacgctggtgagcaaagaggttgtagccattggggcataggtttcctacggtcctaccagttatactcagattttatTTCCAAAAtcctagtccttaggacttgtcatgagaaaagagggaaaacatagagaatgtttTCAAAGATAACATAGAGAGTGTTTGCAAGAAAAaacatacttatatcagcccccgagtgaggtctgacccctcatgCATTGCAGGGGTCGAATGTCACTAAGGATCAGGGATTTTTGAAGACAAAAAACTAATAAGAAagagtatgcatttatttaagggtaaaaacgacatagcagctcaatgttccaggcattggtgaagacctcaccattgatggttttcaacttataGGCGCCTGGTCAGAGTACTTCCGCGACGAcatatggcccctcctagggtggggatagcttgtgatggtccttgttgctctgtacgagGTGGAGGATGAGGTCCTCGACGTTGGAGGCTCGGTCCGACACCCATCGGCTATGGTACTGACGCAGAGTCTGCTGGTACTTGgttgaatggaggagggcgatgtcgtgagattcgtctagctggtccatggcgtctttgtgggatgcctcagctccctactcgtcatatgctctgattcttggcgctccatagtcgaggtccattaggaggacggcctcagaactatagaccatgaagaaaggtgtgtagccggtggcccagctaggagttatccttaggctccagagcaccacagggagctcggtgacccagcgtgcaccaaacttgttcaatcagCTGaacatcctaggcttgaggccctataggagcatgccatttgcgcgatcaacctgcccatttgttcaggGGTGCGCGATGGTAGCCCCATCGACTCGGATGtattgttcatcgcagaatcgaattaATTTCTTACTAGTGAACTGTGTgttgttgtctgtgatgatggagttcgatacttcgaagtgatggatgatgtcgaggaagaacaacatagcttgctcggatttgatcagggagatcggccgagcttcgatccattttatgaacttaactatggtgacaagtaagtgggtgtagccgccaggtgcctttttgagaggcccaactagattgagcccccacaccgtgaagggccatgtgatggggatcatctagagtgcctgggctgggaggtgagtttgtcgagcatagtactggcaccctttgtaggtgcatacaatttgctcgacatcggctactgcagtgggccagtagaagccctatcagaatgcgttcccaaccaaggttctaggcgtggCGTGGTGACCATAGCCCCCACCGTGGATGTTGCCTAGCAGTAGCTTCCCCTACTTGATGGGGATatagagctgtaggatcccggtgtggctctatttgtagagttcgccttctacaagaacaaaggacttggtgcgacGTGCGAGCCGTTGAGCCTCCTTCTTGTCCATCGGCGGcgtgtcacggaggaggtagtcgaggtagagtgttttCCAGTCATCCAGGGGGTCAGTCTCTATCGCTggttcctcttcaagctccatgacctcaaggTAGGAGGGAGCCGTtggttggtcagcccccggggctagatcagatgggccatcgtcggcccgCTCTGGCCCTTTGTAGtgcaccgagggtttgtgttggtcactagcGAAGACGCCCATTGGCACCAGTTCTCGATCAAACGCCGCTTTTGCAAGTGCACCGGCCGCcttgttgaggcgccttgggatgtgattgagttcgaggttGTCGAATCTGTCCTCTAGCCATCGGACCTCTTGGcagtacgtagccatcttggcgttgtggtagctcgactccttcatgacttggttgacgatcaGCTGGGAGTTGCCTCGAAtgtcaaggcgtcggatgcccaactcaatggcgattcgtaggccattgatgagtgcttcatactcggccacattatttgatgaggggaagtggagacgaaccatgtacctcatgcagaccTCAAGGGgggatacgaagaccagccctatgctggcgcccttcttcatcagcgacccatcgaagtacattgtccagtactcttgatcgacgaccattGGTGGTGTCTAGACCTTGATCCATTctatgatgaagtcagccaacacctaggacttgatcgttgttcgggaggcatatgtgatgccttgatccatcagcttgagtgcccacttcgcgGTTCTTTTCATGGTGTCTTAGCTCTGGACGACCTTGTCGAGGGGGAACGGCGTCATGaccgtcacggggtgtgactcgaagtagtgatgtagcttcctcttggtgatgaggatggtgtataggagcttctggatctaGGAGTAGCTGGTcttggagtcagatagtacctcactgatgaagtacatagggcactaCACCTTGAgtgtgtgcccctcttcctcccgctccacTACCAGGATGACGCTGactacttgcgtggtggccactatgtatagcaggaggggttCTCtattgcttggaggaactaggattgaaTGCCTTgttagaagcagtttgaccatgtcaagtgcctcctgggcctcggacgtccacttaaagtggtcggctttcttcaagagtcgataaagggagagacctcattcgccgaggcacgagatgaatcggctgagggcagcgaggcaccctatgattcgctgaaccccctttatgttctgaattggacccatcctcatgatggccaaaatcttctccgggttggcttcgatgccattcccggagacgatgaagccgagcagcatgcccctcgggaccccaaaaacacattttttggggttGAGTGTGATGCCATTTGCTcgaagttttgcaaaggtttgcttgAGATCAGCGATGAGGTgatcagcccgtttggacttgactacaatgtcatcgacgtaggcctcaatggtctacctaatgaggtccccgaagcatctaagcatacagcgctggtacgtagccctagcatttttcagaccgaacggcattgagacatagcagtatgatccaaagggggtgatgaaagatgtcgcgagctggtcggactctttcatcatgatttgatggtagccggagtacgcatcaaggaagtagagggtttcgcaccctgagatagagttgactatttggtctatgcgcggtaaaggaaatagatcctttgggcatgctttgttgagacccgtatagtcaacacacatcttccatttctcgctcttctttcatacaagaatgggattagctaaccactctgggtggtgtacttccctaatgaatctggcggccgatagttttgctatctcttcaccgatggcactgcgcttttcctcgttgaaacaacacaggcgttgcttcactggcttggagcctagatggattttcaaggtatgctcgacgacctcccttggaatgcctggcatatccaagggtttccatgcaaagatgtctttgttatcgcggaggaagtcgacgagcacggtttcctattcggaggagagcgtggtaccaatgtgtactattttaccctcagagctgctgggatctatgaggacctccttggagccttctgccgatttgAATGACCTGGTCGACTTCTTTGCATCGGGCGCTTCTTtggcgacctcctccttgagggcggcgagttccccGGAGGCGACGATTTATGTGGCGTagccgcagcactcgacctcacaggtgccgatggtgatgaccccgtgggggcccggcatctttagcttgaggtatgtatagttggggacaaccatgaactttgcgtagcatggtcatcccaagatggcgtggaaggttctgggaacccaaccacctcgaaggtgagggtcttagtcctgtaattaaactgatccccaaaggtgatgggcagatcaatctatcCTAGTGGCACGACCTATTTCCCAGGCATGATGCTGTGAAAAGGTTCTTGGGTTGGGCAGAGGTTCATCTagtcgatgcccatctcatcgagcgtcttggcgtacatgatgttgaggccgttgcctccatccatcagtactttagtgagtcgctttgggccgatgatcgggtcgacgacaagtggatACCTCCTTGGGTGCAGGAtggtatccggatggtcggtccgatcgaaggttatggtgggcTCCAACCACCGAaagaagggaggtgtggccggttgggccatgtagaccTCGCAACGCGTGACCTTATGAtgatgtttggagtcataggccaccgatcctccgaagatcataaggcagccgttCGACATTGGAaatccatcgtccttctcctcggcgtggtccgtagtgggggcaggttccttcccctgctctcctttgttggagcttcTGGACAAGAACTTCCACATGAGGTCGCAGTCCTTGAGAAGATGCTTTACgggaaaggcgtggttcgggcacggcccctcgagtaatttttcgaagtggttcggagtgccctccgtgggcttctaaCCACCCTTACTGTtagcagtggccacgagcgagtcctcactccgttgcttcttattcttcctctTTGCAGAATGATTAGAGGCACCTTTGTCGGCACCCTcatcccaccttgccttgccatcgaggcgatcgaagatcgctctgaccgcctcctctcctgaggcgtggctagtggtgatgtccaagagttccttggtggttcatgggcccttatgtcctagcttatgaaccaaggactcgcaggtCATCCCGGATAGGAAgtctcctatcacgtcggcatcggcgacattagggagctcgttgcactatcgggagaagcaccggatgtactcgcggagggtctcaccggccttctgatggtagttcttgaggcccatgggttcccagggtgctTGTATATGCCCTAAAAGttttccacaaagatctccttcaaatccgcccaactctggatcgCGTTGGATggcaggtgctccaaccatgctcgcgctgaatcggccaagaatagtgggaggttgtggataatgaagtcatcattatccacaccaccagcttgataggcaagccgatagtcttcaagccaaagcctggggtttgtctccctagagtacttagaGATATTgataggtggtcgataccttggtgggaatacagcattgaggatgtgtcggtcgaAGGCCCGAGGGCCTGGTAGGCTAGGGCTTAGGCTCCGGTCCTTGCCACTGTCGTAGCGTCTACTGcgatgaggatgatagccgcggtgggctccttcccttgggtcactGTAGGTGCGCCTGCAGACATCGATGGTGCTGCGTGCGTCGCGGTTGCGGCCGAGACGCTAATGTGTCTGGGTCACAACGTGCTGCCCGCcaccttgtggtgcttggtggactgatgcgtccctGGTGGGACGTACCGAGGGTGTACgatggctggtgtcgagctcgcatcaccaggacaatgagctttccgcctgctgtgccaccgcacgctcgagcagcgtgcgtaTTTCATGGTGGGCttgacgatcctcgggcgtcgcggcctctgggaggccatgaagcaaggctgttgcggcggcgatgttctggcttgcctgagcgaagtgaggaagggtttcatcatcggcgatgatccttcggtttatgTCACGTGCCAcggcgcgtgcgcgcccaccgtttCCATGATGTTCGATCTCCTGATCGACCTCCATGTACTCCCAAACAAGCTATTGTTTGGCTTTGTCTATCTCCTGCtttcgggctctcagctgctctacccgtaCGTGAGGCGGGGCCACTGTCCTTCCTTCGGTTCTACCGCCTGGGTTGCCTGCCAGAGTAGTCTCCTCTGCGGAGATGTTTTCGACGTGTCCTTCAGGGGtttctgccatgaaacattcccaggaggggtgatggctacccctgctagagtcagagtcagagtcCGACCGTGgcccctccgcgaggaggctgtggagggattccatgacgcttttgatcatccccatgaactcattcaTGGGGGACGGGatcatgcgctgtgccacaaggtggctaacggtcaccgtggcgttgcggagaccaaacggaaGTGCCATCGGGCGCTCCATGCGGAgtgttccggagagagggtgaggtggtGTGGGTCCTCCCTAGACGGCTAGGGTCTAAGGGAGTCGTcgggctggcgctcaagcctcccgtaatTGAAGCCGACGGAGGGGAGAGACTAGGTGGCGACGTGTGCCCATGCCAACTCTcccccaccgtgatgatgaagtctaggttacCAAAGCACATGTGTGCACCCAGGCCCTAGCTGATTGTGTggttagccatctgaggcctgatttggaacgcgcaaaggcccctacctggcgcgccaactgtcggtgtttcgaacaaacaccggctagtaaatttataattgttgcgcgttaggcccggatggtgcactaaaggacacaagatttatactggttcgggctgaatgtccctatgtccagtatgTTGCTGGTCTTGTTTTTAGTACCAAAAAGGGTTCGTAGTCgggggtacaaacggttgagagagggatgggtcccaagtctctgatagaaaggtcaaaaggacgccaagagctcggttgctacttggctgtgtgttatgttgaattgatCCGTTAAAAGTCAGTCCctctagtggggtgccctgccctcccttttatagaccaagggggagcaggggttatagatgggagaaagaggaaaaaaccaaaggtagagaaggtccttcgggagagctgggtcttccttttcccgtgtgcctgccctgctaacatggaaGACCATGTCAGGAATGGCGTGTTTGTTGATCCTTATAGGGCCGTGCCCTAGCTTctgtcagcaagtgggtgcgtcccatcctacatcGGCAGAGGGTGTGGCGTGTCAGAGGGCCAAGCTGCGACCCTTCgtggagtagacggggaagtgaccctacgtccgtcactgtagatgatgtgaattctgtcttggatcatagtggttgccgtatgcttgtgttagtatccacgtccgagggctgatggcggcgcctacaacactgtgggacaaaagtcgacgcctacaacactgttcgggcactgttaggtcggaaagggcttaaagcgcccgtcccatcgtatcctggcgGTGCCTTCCTGCAGGCGTATAGGGCATGACCCTcgatactgcggttgactcgaatgtcctgtcgtaccctgtgctcgtctttacgaaggatcagggtgcagtcgtcgggcgaggcggagtctagcccttagccgtcgggcgaggcggagcccgcccttagccatcggacgagacggagcctagccctcgggggtcgggcgacgcggagccagccctcggtggttgggcgaggcggagccagtcctcggtggtcgggcgagacggaaccaatcttccgtcgtttgGACAAGAAGCGCAGTAGTGTTCTCGTCTGACCagaagtgtcaacgttcgatggttattagttccacctcattgggtaccccggtattaggtcctcaACACCTATCCTTTTAATATTCTTTAAAAAATAAGTTAGAAACGCGCATgtatatttttcaaaagaaaatGCTCACATATATTTACACACGTAGGCCTCTATAAAGATATTCCAATTCACCTCAATTCGAACCATCCAAATAGGTTATATACGAAATTCGTTCAAAACTGCCCCTTAGTTAGCAGACTTCACAATCGTC
Coding sequences within:
- the LOC136454363 gene encoding uncharacterized protein; the protein is MVVDQEYWTMYFDGSLMKKGASIGLVFVSPLEVCMRYMVRLHFPSSNNVAEYEALINGLRIAIELGIRRLDIRGNSQLIVNQVMKESSYHNAKMATYCQEVRWLEDRFDNLELNHIPRRLNKAAGALAKAAFDRELVPMGVFASDQHKPSVHYKGPERADDGPSDLAPGADQPTAPSYLEVMELEEEPAIETDPLDDWKTLYLDYLLRDTPPMDKKEAQRLARRTKSFVLVEGELYK